One region of Eupeodes corollae chromosome 1, idEupCoro1.1, whole genome shotgun sequence genomic DNA includes:
- the LOC129939465 gene encoding general odorant-binding protein 19a, with translation MSCLLKFILKIGIFACFVDYSMAGATEDQMMSAGKLMRDVCLPKFSKVSPEVADNIGKGIMPDEKDVKCYINCILEMMQTIKKGKFLYESSLKQVDILMPDHYKEEYFNGLAQCKDAANGIKNNCDSAYALLKCLHAAIPRFMFP, from the exons ATGTCGTGtcttctaaaatttattttgaaaattggcaTTTTTGCATGCTTTGTGGATTACTCGATGGCAGGA GCCACAGAAGATCAAATGATGTCAGCAGGAAAGCTAATGAGAGATGTTTGTTTACCGAAGTTTTCAAAAGTTTCCCCTG AAGTAGCTGACAACATTGGAAAAGGAATAATGCCTGATGAGAAGGATGTCAAATGCTATATAAATTGCATTTTAGAAATGATGCAAACG ATAAAGAAGGGCAAATTCCTATATGAGTCATCCCTTAAACAAGTCGACATTTTAATGCCCGATCATTACAAAGAAGAGTATTTTAACGGTTTAGCGCAATGCAAAGATGCTG caaatggaatcaaaaataattgtgaTTCAGCCTACGCATTGTTAAAGTGTTTGCATGCAGCAATCCCTAGATTTATGTTTCCTTAA
- the LOC129939463 gene encoding uncharacterized protein LOC129939463: MKKIFFSLLIATASWQVIEGMTESDAIGALESFGDKCDPKPNEDDYKNIIRNSEDVPQSTKCFRHCLMDQMNMLQDDCKLDAEKLADLTSMAFDGKEDETIEIAHLCNGKVVCKDKCEAAHDYAMCIISELKTRGWPLPELDKEE; encoded by the exons atgaagaagatatttttttcactatTAATCGCTACTGCAAGTTGGCAGGTTATAGAG GGGATGACAGAAAGTGATGCTATCGGGGCACTGGAAAGTTTTGGTGATAAATGTGACCCCAAGCCAAATGAAG atgattacaaaaatattatacgaAATTCTGAGGATGTTCCACAGAGTACAAAATGCTTCCGACACTGTCTTATGGACCAAATGAATATG CTTCAAGATGATTGTAAATTAGATGCTGAAAAACTTGCCGATCTTACATCAATGGCTTTTGATGGAAAAGAGGACGAAACTATTGAAATAGCACATCTATGCAATGGTAAAGTGGTATGCAAAGACaa ATGTGAAGCTGCACATGATTATGCTATGTGTATAATTAGTGAACTTAAAACTCGAGGATGGCCATTGCCTGAGTTAgataaagaagaataa